In Bacteroidota bacterium, a single window of DNA contains:
- a CDS encoding alpha/beta hydrolase has translation MKYISKLFLVVLSISLFIACEKADNLIDNNEVQKKAKDFKNQPPGLDQERFVTMKAKDFAYLNVDLKIHYRIIGKGPIDMVWIPGWTNPITVFTKQFDYFKDKARSIYIDLPGHGLSDTFIPSTYPVPAAYEPDGEDCKFVPVDYPEPDSEGMHYTMEMMADAMYTVLKKEGVHKFTAVGFSWGPKVLGKFEKTYPGMIQKLVAIDGGFKPGVSELENFCEYMGQYQWTEGFKAFLANYLGGVYSGLEPDPELLELLQYFVEFPSIILADMNYQATKNENNVPVGWMYPKLCFYANPTPNMDKVNLFYPNNTVYTFPGGGHVIHWLFADEINPLIADFVKDRPGNKY, from the coding sequence ATGAAATATATATCTAAATTATTTCTTGTTGTTCTGAGCATTAGCTTATTTATTGCCTGCGAAAAAGCAGATAACCTAATAGACAACAATGAAGTTCAAAAAAAAGCAAAAGACTTCAAAAATCAACCTCCGGGGCTTGATCAGGAACGATTCGTTACCATGAAGGCAAAAGATTTTGCTTATTTAAATGTTGATTTGAAAATCCACTATCGCATAATAGGAAAAGGTCCTATAGATATGGTTTGGATACCCGGTTGGACAAACCCAATTACGGTATTTACAAAACAATTCGATTACTTTAAAGATAAAGCCAGATCAATATATATAGATCTTCCGGGGCATGGATTAAGCGATACATTTATACCAAGCACATATCCCGTTCCTGCAGCTTACGAACCCGATGGAGAGGATTGTAAATTCGTTCCTGTTGATTATCCGGAACCCGATTCTGAAGGAATGCATTATACAATGGAAATGATGGCTGATGCTATGTATACTGTGCTCAAAAAAGAAGGTGTTCATAAGTTTACGGCAGTTGGCTTTAGTTGGGGACCTAAAGTTTTAGGTAAATTCGAAAAAACTTATCCGGGGATGATACAAAAACTGGTAGCTATCGATGGAGGTTTTAAACCGGGTGTAAGTGAACTTGAAAACTTCTGCGAATATATGGGGCAATATCAATGGACAGAGGGATTTAAAGCATTTTTAGCAAATTACTTAGGAGGTGTTTATAGTGGCTTAGAACCCGATCCTGAGCTATTGGAATTATTGCAATATTTTGTAGAGTTTCCGAGTATCATTCTTGCTGATATGAATTATCAAGCCACTAAAAATGAAAATAATGTTCCGGTTGGATGGATGTATCCAAAATTATGCTTCTATGCTAATCCAACCCCTAACATGGATAAAGTAAATTTATTTTACCCTAATAATACAGTATATACATTTCCGGGAGGTGGTCATGTTATTCACTGGCTTTTTGCAGATGAAATCAACCCGTTAATTGCTGACTTTGTTAAAGACCGCCCGGGTAATAAATATTAA